One genomic region from Conexibacter woesei DSM 14684 encodes:
- a CDS encoding FG-GAP-like repeat-containing protein, whose amino-acid sequence MKASPSRALAAGLLALVLPLGLAASAQAVTFTRSAIPLPGSGHGSESGLAVGDFDENGRTDIAVSLQSGDLSILLRDGSGGYVHAAGSPRALGSSDAGPLRVADVNRDGHADVVALQARAAGATVAVLLGDGHGGFGPTSTVPVAGYPGGFGLADLDGDGALDLALPLETPLGPRLVVRRGARDGTFGAPLGAVVPLDGQYPSAIAVRDFDGDGRLDAAVAHVFAPGGIVTVLRGDGAGGFARAAGSPYAIGSGTFALSAGDLDGDGRLDLVSPVYPPGGSDKTVTAGVLLGNGDGSFRVGPAGSFASPPTLNPATPFALPLGDLDGDGRLDAALPLGESAGVWPLLGDGAGRLLSSAMEPIGTAANLNAGAIADLDGDGRLDVLSTSVSSPSRLFVLSNDGEPAIAVAPALDLGSHQAGGPAASATVRVANPGDHGLRIGSLAVAGADAADFAASGCSDRPIPAGGHCDVAVTFTPRTAGPRSATLQIASDAPGTPLTTVALTATATPAPGGGDGGGSGGGSGGGGGDSGGGGRGGAGGGSGGGSTGRGAALKLAARPARAALAPGKRLRLAVTVRNTGRAAAKKVTLCPRTSARQLAAGRCVRLGTVAAGRSARRTFTVTLAKTARRGRSFTVTFTAKASGTRPVSARVTVTARR is encoded by the coding sequence ATGAAGGCGTCACCGTCGCGCGCGCTCGCCGCCGGCCTGCTCGCACTCGTCCTTCCGCTCGGCCTCGCCGCGTCCGCGCAGGCCGTCACGTTCACGAGAAGCGCGATCCCGCTGCCCGGCTCGGGACACGGGAGCGAGAGCGGGCTCGCGGTCGGCGACTTCGACGAGAACGGGCGGACCGACATCGCGGTCTCGCTCCAGTCGGGCGACCTCTCGATCCTGCTGCGCGACGGCAGCGGCGGCTACGTCCACGCCGCCGGCAGCCCGCGCGCGCTCGGCAGCAGCGACGCCGGCCCGCTGCGCGTCGCCGACGTGAACCGCGACGGCCACGCCGACGTTGTGGCGCTGCAGGCCCGCGCCGCCGGCGCGACGGTCGCCGTCCTGCTCGGCGACGGTCACGGCGGCTTCGGACCGACGAGCACCGTCCCGGTCGCCGGATACCCCGGCGGCTTCGGACTCGCCGACCTCGACGGCGACGGCGCGCTCGACCTCGCGCTGCCGCTGGAGACGCCACTCGGGCCGCGGCTGGTCGTCCGGCGGGGAGCGCGCGACGGCACGTTCGGCGCGCCGCTCGGCGCGGTCGTCCCGCTCGACGGCCAGTATCCGAGCGCGATCGCGGTCCGCGACTTCGACGGCGACGGCCGGCTCGACGCCGCCGTCGCGCACGTCTTCGCACCCGGCGGCATCGTCACGGTCCTGCGCGGCGACGGCGCGGGCGGCTTCGCGAGAGCCGCGGGCAGCCCGTACGCGATCGGCTCCGGCACGTTCGCGCTGAGCGCCGGCGACCTCGACGGCGACGGCCGGCTCGACCTCGTCTCGCCGGTCTACCCGCCGGGCGGGAGCGACAAGACGGTGACGGCCGGCGTGCTGCTCGGCAACGGCGACGGCAGCTTCCGCGTCGGTCCGGCCGGCTCGTTCGCGAGCCCTCCCACGCTCAACCCGGCGACCCCGTTCGCGCTGCCGCTCGGCGACCTCGACGGTGACGGCCGGCTCGACGCCGCCCTCCCGCTCGGCGAGAGCGCGGGCGTCTGGCCGCTGCTCGGCGACGGCGCGGGGCGGCTCCTGTCGAGTGCGATGGAGCCGATCGGAACGGCTGCGAATCTCAACGCCGGAGCGATCGCCGACCTCGACGGCGACGGCCGACTCGACGTCCTCTCGACGAGCGTGTCGTCGCCCTCGCGACTGTTCGTGCTTTCCAACGACGGCGAGCCGGCGATCGCCGTCGCGCCCGCGCTCGACCTCGGCTCCCACCAGGCCGGCGGACCGGCGGCGAGCGCAACCGTGCGCGTCGCCAACCCGGGCGACCACGGGCTGCGGATCGGATCCCTGGCGGTCGCCGGTGCCGACGCCGCCGACTTCGCCGCGAGCGGCTGCAGCGACCGGCCGATCCCCGCCGGCGGGCACTGCGACGTCGCCGTCACGTTCACCCCGCGCACCGCCGGTCCCCGCAGCGCGACGCTCCAGATCGCCTCTGACGCGCCCGGCACGCCGCTGACGACGGTCGCCCTGACCGCGACCGCCACGCCCGCGCCCGGCGGCGGGGACGGCGGCGGGAGCGGTGGCGGCTCGGGCGGCGGCGGTGGCGACTCGGGCGGCGGCGGCAGAGGTGGCGCGGGCGGCGGCTCCGGCGGCGGGTCGACCGGTCGCGGCGCGGCGCTGAAGCTGGCCGCGCGGCCGGCGCGCGCCGCACTCGCGCCCGGCAAGCGGCTGCGGCTTGCCGTGACGGTCCGCAACACGGGCCGCGCGGCCGCCAAGAAGGTGACGCTCTGCCCTCGCACGAGCGCACGGCAGCTCGCCGCCGGCCGCTGCGTCCGGCTCGGCACCGTCGCGGCCGGCCGCAGCGCGCGCCGGACGTTCACCGTCACGCTCGCGAAGACGGCCCGCCGTGGCCGCAGCTTCACCGTGACATTCACCGCGAAGGCGTCCGGCACCCGTCCGGTCAGCGCGCGCGTCACCGTGACAGCACGACGCTGA
- a CDS encoding FAD-dependent oxidoreductase, translating to MSDGSEVRRPSAGTAERPLRVAVVGSGPAGFYAAGQLLANSALTAEVDVYERLATPWGLVRAGVAPDHPKIKSVTRLYEKTARLPGFRFHGNVEIGRDLDHEELIAAYHAVVYAVGAPIDRRTGIPGESLHGSHAATEFVAWYNGHPDYAGRRFDLSSKRAVVIGNGNVALDVARMLVLDGSELRATDTADHALETLEASSIEEVVVLGRRGPAQAAYTTPELRELGEAADVVVDPAEAELDAASRAHLESEAAAVTARQNVEIVAEYARRAAGRRRRIVLRFCASPVEIVGSERVEGVRIVRNELVDTGDGRLSARPTAREETIECGLVLRSIGYRGTPIPGVPFDERRSTIRNRGGRVIREGTDMPVPGVYTAGWVKRGPSGVIGTNKKCAQETIDHLVDDLQDGLLPEPTREPGALLDLLVRRGVTVVDYAGWEQIDVHERAAGEPQGRPRVKLVHREQQLQHAARPQHPYRPLH from the coding sequence ATGAGCGACGGGTCGGAGGTGCGGCGACCTTCGGCCGGCACCGCGGAACGTCCGTTGCGCGTCGCGGTCGTCGGCTCCGGCCCGGCCGGCTTCTACGCCGCCGGTCAGCTGCTCGCAAACAGCGCGCTCACGGCGGAGGTCGACGTGTACGAACGGCTCGCGACGCCGTGGGGCCTGGTGCGGGCCGGCGTCGCGCCGGACCATCCGAAGATCAAGTCCGTCACGAGGTTGTACGAGAAGACGGCGCGGCTGCCCGGGTTCCGCTTCCACGGCAACGTCGAGATCGGTCGTGACCTGGATCACGAGGAGCTGATCGCCGCGTACCACGCGGTCGTGTACGCGGTCGGGGCGCCGATCGACCGGCGGACGGGGATCCCGGGGGAGAGCCTGCACGGCTCGCACGCGGCGACCGAGTTCGTCGCGTGGTACAACGGCCACCCCGACTACGCCGGCCGCCGGTTCGACCTCAGCTCGAAGCGAGCGGTCGTGATCGGCAACGGCAACGTCGCGCTGGACGTCGCGCGGATGCTCGTGCTCGACGGCTCCGAGCTGCGCGCGACGGACACGGCTGACCATGCGCTCGAGACGCTCGAAGCGTCGTCGATCGAGGAGGTCGTCGTGCTCGGCCGGCGCGGGCCGGCGCAAGCCGCGTACACGACACCGGAGCTTCGTGAACTCGGCGAGGCGGCCGACGTCGTGGTCGATCCGGCCGAGGCGGAGCTCGACGCTGCCTCGCGCGCGCACCTGGAATCCGAGGCGGCCGCCGTGACCGCGAGGCAGAACGTCGAGATCGTCGCCGAGTACGCGCGGCGCGCGGCCGGCAGGCGACGGCGGATCGTGCTGCGGTTCTGTGCTTCGCCAGTCGAGATCGTCGGGAGCGAGCGGGTCGAGGGCGTGCGGATCGTGCGCAACGAACTGGTCGACACCGGCGACGGGCGGCTGTCGGCTCGTCCGACCGCCCGGGAGGAGACGATCGAGTGCGGTCTCGTGCTGCGCTCGATCGGCTATCGCGGCACGCCGATCCCCGGCGTCCCGTTCGACGAGCGGCGGTCCACGATCCGCAACCGCGGCGGCCGCGTGATCCGAGAGGGCACCGACATGCCGGTGCCCGGTGTCTACACGGCGGGCTGGGTCAAGCGCGGGCCGTCCGGCGTGATCGGAACGAACAAGAAGTGCGCGCAGGAGACGATCGACCACCTGGTCGACGATCTTCAGGACGGGCTGCTGCCCGAGCCGACCCGCGAGCCCGGCGCGCTACTCGACTTGCTCGTCAGGCGCGGCGTCACCGTCGTCGACTACGCCGGCTGGGAGCAGATCGACGTGCACGAGCGCGCAGCCGGAGAGCCGCAGGGCCGACCGCGGGTCAAGCTCGTCCACCGCGAGCAGCAGTTGCAGCACGCTGCGCGGCCACAACACCCTTACAGACCACTGCATTGA
- a CDS encoding sensor histidine kinase yields the protein MRRQPRSLALLLGGAIAALGAIEGAILLDQPGAPWVLVLFPLAAWTWFAAGAVASLRRPGNRMGAIMIAGALVWIAAGLANAPLPALAAVGLVVANLPLALVGHLLHAFPSGRLRGAASRAIVAGLYGAALLLHAPSYLFLPDGAGTPLQVADRPDLAQLGQTVQDVVGGGLMIATAVVLAMRLRGATAPQRRVLAPLAIYGIATVVLVPLLGRLSGPLFGGDPIALFAAQAALLMLVPVAFAGAVLRGGFAPTAGVQELSAWLGAEDGERATLRGALADALGDPSVELVLWVGERDGWVDAHGLPATLPDPRSERGVVAVDVERRRVGAIVYDAVLIADAEPVRDSARVIALALDRERLTAELIAGRERLRRSRARIAAAADDERRRIARDLHDGVQGRLVLLALRANELARRDDSSAAARADAAELRRELDGVLAALGELVQGVLPAALVERGLGAAAEDLADRMPVPTVVHAVGDRFPAAVESAGWFVMAEALANAVKHAHARTLEVRVERTAEGVRVEVRDDGVGGAGAGDPTGAGVGDPTGAGVGDPTGAGAGDPTGAGAGDPTGAGAGDPTGAGGTGLRGLADRVDVLGGRLAVESPPGGGTRIVAEVPCGS from the coding sequence GTGCGCCGGCAGCCGCGGTCGCTGGCACTGCTGCTCGGCGGCGCGATCGCCGCACTCGGCGCGATCGAGGGGGCGATCCTGCTCGACCAGCCGGGCGCACCGTGGGTGCTCGTGCTGTTCCCGCTCGCCGCGTGGACGTGGTTCGCGGCCGGGGCGGTCGCCTCGCTGCGCCGGCCGGGCAACCGAATGGGCGCGATCATGATCGCCGGCGCGCTGGTCTGGATCGCCGCGGGGCTCGCGAACGCGCCGCTTCCCGCGCTCGCTGCGGTCGGCCTGGTCGTCGCGAACCTGCCGCTGGCGCTCGTCGGGCACCTGCTCCACGCGTTCCCGTCCGGGCGGCTGCGCGGCGCCGCCAGCCGTGCGATCGTCGCCGGCCTCTACGGCGCGGCGCTGCTGCTGCACGCCCCGTCGTACCTGTTCCTCCCCGACGGCGCCGGCACGCCGCTCCAGGTCGCCGACCGGCCGGACCTCGCGCAGCTTGGCCAGACGGTCCAGGACGTCGTCGGCGGCGGCCTGATGATCGCGACCGCCGTCGTGCTCGCCATGCGGCTGCGCGGCGCGACCGCGCCGCAGCGGCGGGTGCTGGCGCCGCTCGCGATCTACGGGATCGCGACCGTCGTGCTCGTGCCGCTGCTCGGCCGGCTGAGCGGGCCGCTGTTCGGCGGCGACCCGATCGCGCTGTTCGCCGCGCAGGCCGCGCTGCTGATGCTCGTGCCGGTCGCGTTCGCGGGCGCGGTGCTGCGCGGCGGCTTCGCGCCGACCGCCGGGGTGCAGGAGCTGAGCGCGTGGCTCGGCGCCGAGGACGGCGAGCGCGCGACGCTGCGCGGCGCGCTCGCCGATGCGCTCGGCGACCCGTCGGTCGAGCTGGTCCTGTGGGTCGGCGAGCGCGACGGCTGGGTCGACGCGCACGGGCTTCCGGCGACGCTGCCCGACCCGCGCTCGGAGCGCGGCGTCGTCGCCGTCGATGTCGAGCGGCGGCGCGTCGGGGCGATCGTCTACGACGCGGTCCTGATCGCCGACGCCGAGCCGGTGCGCGACTCCGCCCGCGTGATCGCGCTCGCGCTCGACCGCGAGCGGCTGACCGCCGAGCTGATCGCCGGCCGCGAGCGGCTGCGGCGCTCCCGCGCGCGGATCGCCGCGGCCGCCGACGACGAGCGGCGGCGGATCGCGCGCGACCTCCATGACGGCGTCCAAGGTCGCCTCGTGCTGCTGGCGCTGCGCGCGAACGAGCTGGCGCGACGCGACGACAGCTCCGCGGCGGCGCGTGCCGACGCGGCCGAGCTGCGGCGCGAGCTCGACGGCGTGCTCGCCGCGCTCGGAGAGCTGGTGCAGGGCGTGCTGCCGGCTGCGCTGGTGGAGCGCGGGCTCGGCGCCGCGGCCGAGGACCTCGCCGACCGCATGCCGGTTCCGACCGTCGTGCACGCCGTCGGGGACCGCTTCCCGGCGGCGGTCGAGAGCGCCGGCTGGTTCGTGATGGCGGAGGCGCTCGCCAACGCCGTCAAGCACGCGCACGCGCGGACGCTGGAGGTGCGCGTCGAGCGGACGGCGGAGGGCGTGCGCGTCGAGGTGCGCGACGACGGCGTCGGCGGCGCCGGCGCGGGCGACCCGACCGGCGCGGGCGTGGGCGACCCCACCGGCGCGGGTGTGGGCGACCCGACCGGCGCCGGCGCGGGCGACCCGACTGGCGCGGGCGCGGGCGACCCGACTGGCGCGGGCGCGGGCGACCCCACCGGCGCGGGCGGGACCGGCCTGCGCGGGCTCGCCGACCGCGTCGACGTGCTCGGCGGCCGTCTCGCGGTCGAGAGCCCGCCGGGCGGCGGCACGCGGATCGTGGCGGAGGTCCCGTGCGGGTCGTGA
- a CDS encoding Ig-like domain repeat protein translates to MTAVKAWMTRARTASALAPIAAVVLALAPVAAAQAAPTLTASSYLSDGSTRASGQLAGGASPSGEVAFALYGPGDAQCGGTPVFSSTATVSGNGTYTSGLFSPQHAGVHRWVARYGGDAGNSAAQSACGAQAATVTVPKARRALALAPSAGVVVGRPLHAVATLSAPADACPQVTRLQGWGCLARPSAAASAGFAPAGTIAFRLYGPDDPTCARSPAFTDEVAVAQAGAHSSAPLTPTRAGVYRWSATFSGDADNEAAAAACGAEVAVAKATPTLSAAASPGVAVGGSIDATGTLAGGYEIGGKLAVAAYGPGDERCVQTPVFSSAVDAAGDGAYRSASFRPAHAGTYRWVLSHPGDANNEAIATRCDSASAAVTVTPAGSPPARAPTPPPPPASRPVREPAIERLALAARCVRPAANGSVRVVLRLRTARAGAVRVRVERALGTAGRERCPAAGGSGRFDGRYRTVARLREVRTQAAAAALARRLTLRLRLRPALYRITVRAYTSSGRLSPPKRRYLRVLTDTTGTR, encoded by the coding sequence GTGACGGCTGTGAAGGCATGGATGACGCGCGCGCGGACGGCTTCCGCGCTCGCCCCGATCGCCGCCGTCGTGCTCGCGCTCGCGCCGGTCGCGGCGGCGCAGGCGGCGCCGACGCTGACGGCGTCGAGCTACCTGTCCGACGGCTCGACCCGCGCGAGCGGCCAGCTCGCGGGCGGCGCCAGCCCCAGCGGTGAGGTCGCCTTCGCGCTGTACGGCCCCGGCGACGCGCAGTGCGGCGGGACGCCGGTCTTCTCCTCCACGGCCACCGTCTCCGGCAACGGCACGTACACCTCTGGGCTGTTCAGCCCCCAGCACGCGGGCGTCCACCGCTGGGTCGCGCGCTACGGCGGCGACGCCGGCAACAGCGCGGCGCAGAGCGCCTGCGGCGCCCAGGCCGCCACCGTCACCGTCCCGAAGGCGAGACGCGCGCTCGCGCTCGCGCCCTCGGCGGGCGTCGTCGTCGGCCGGCCCCTCCACGCGGTCGCGACGTTGAGCGCGCCGGCCGACGCCTGCCCGCAGGTGACGCGGCTCCAGGGCTGGGGCTGCCTGGCGCGGCCGTCCGCTGCGGCGTCGGCTGGCTTCGCCCCCGCCGGGACGATCGCGTTCCGGCTCTACGGCCCGGACGACCCGACGTGCGCGCGGAGCCCCGCGTTCACCGACGAGGTCGCCGTCGCCCAGGCGGGCGCGCACAGCTCCGCTCCACTCACCCCCACGCGCGCCGGCGTCTACCGCTGGAGCGCGACGTTCTCCGGCGACGCCGACAACGAGGCGGCCGCCGCCGCGTGCGGCGCCGAGGTCGCCGTAGCGAAGGCGACGCCCACGCTGTCCGCCGCCGCGTCGCCCGGCGTCGCGGTCGGCGGCTCGATCGACGCGACCGGCACGCTCGCGGGCGGCTACGAGATCGGCGGGAAGCTCGCCGTCGCGGCCTACGGCCCCGGCGACGAGCGATGCGTCCAGACGCCCGTCTTCTCCTCCGCGGTCGACGCCGCCGGCGACGGCGCGTACCGCTCGGCGTCGTTCAGACCCGCGCACGCCGGCACCTACCGCTGGGTCCTCTCCCACCCCGGCGACGCGAACAACGAGGCGATCGCGACACGCTGCGACTCCGCGTCCGCGGCGGTCACGGTCACGCCCGCGGGGAGCCCGCCGGCGAGAGCGCCCACCCCGCCGCCCCCACCCGCGTCCCGGCCCGTCCGGGAGCCGGCTATCGAGCGCCTCGCGCTCGCCGCCCGCTGCGTGCGACCGGCGGCGAACGGGAGCGTCCGCGTCGTGCTGCGGCTGCGGACGGCGCGGGCGGGCGCCGTGCGCGTGCGGGTCGAGCGGGCGCTCGGGACGGCGGGCCGCGAGCGCTGCCCGGCAGCCGGCGGCAGCGGGCGCTTCGACGGCCGCTACCGGACGGTCGCGCGGCTGCGCGAGGTCAGGACGCAGGCCGCGGCCGCCGCGCTCGCGCGCAGACTGACGCTGAGACTGCGGCTGCGGCCCGCGCTCTACCGCATCACGGTCCGCGCCTACACGAGCAGCGGCCGCCTCTCCCCGCCCAAGCGCCGCTACCTGCGCGTGCTGACCGACACGACAGGAACCCGATGA
- a CDS encoding dihydrofolate reductase family protein, with amino-acid sequence MQIILSEFMSLDGVVQAPGGPGEDTDGGFAHGGWSMKFFDPEAMGPVLDAAMARTDALLFGRRTWQAAAAAWPSRGGDPYSDRLNALPKYVASRTLGDDDLTWSRSTLLPAGDAIGAIRELRARDGGGLQVIGSASLAAQLVEHDLVDEYVLMVEPILLGGGKRVFPADGRARTLELVSTATTSTGVLICTYRAARD; translated from the coding sequence ATGCAGATCATCCTCAGCGAGTTCATGAGCCTCGACGGCGTCGTGCAGGCACCGGGCGGCCCCGGCGAGGACACCGACGGCGGGTTCGCCCACGGCGGCTGGTCGATGAAGTTCTTCGACCCCGAGGCGATGGGCCCGGTCCTGGACGCCGCGATGGCCCGCACGGACGCGCTGCTGTTCGGCCGCCGCACCTGGCAGGCGGCCGCCGCGGCCTGGCCGAGCCGCGGCGGCGACCCCTACTCCGACCGCCTCAACGCGCTCCCCAAGTACGTCGCGTCCCGCACGCTCGGCGACGACGACCTGACCTGGTCGCGCTCGACGCTGCTGCCCGCCGGCGACGCGATCGGCGCGATCAGGGAGCTGCGCGCTCGCGACGGCGGCGGACTCCAGGTCATCGGCAGCGCGTCGCTCGCCGCGCAGCTGGTCGAGCACGACCTCGTCGACGAGTACGTGCTGATGGTCGAGCCGATCCTGCTCGGCGGCGGCAAGCGCGTCTTCCCCGCCGACGGCCGCGCACGCACGCTCGAGCTCGTCTCGACCGCGACGACGAGCACCGGCGTGCTGATCTGCACCTACAGAGCGGCGCGCGACTGA
- a CDS encoding MMPL family transporter, with translation MSIAPPPQTGGSGLLGRIADAAFVHRRRTLLGWLAILVLAIAAMTAFGGSFTADYNTPGSDSEAAAQRLDERFAGRSGDQVDVVWKAEDASAPAVLTRIDRLLDEAERIPGVVPGASARDAQVSPDGRTAVVRLPLNRSSAAMEATDGEHLAELAEQTSGDGVEVAMGGAVPGLKTEPAMTAELVGVAVAALVLLLTFGTVVAAGLPLLVALFGVTVAVLFGGVLAAVLDTPGWSLQVSLMIGIGVGIDYALLILTRYRAALHDGKDPRAANVEAMSTAGHSVLTAGATVVVSLLGLFLMRLPYLYGVALASSLAVLIVMAASITLLPAILGLIGRRIDRWQVLSFGRPAADPERAPAGRWARLVTRRPLLATAVSLILLAVLTSPLTGIRFGFPDAGNDPADSTTRQAYALIANGFGPGANGPLIAVAGVPRQSDRAAVDRLAAEIGRDRDVVAVAPPQFNDAGDTALLLITPAGSPESATTKELVDRLRDGALADAGVEVDLGGQTAASVDQSDVTAARLPLFIGAVVLLSFALLVAAFRAPLIALKASVMTVLSIAAAYGVVALVAEGGWAGQLVGIDTDLPVPPFIPVMMFAVLFGLSMDYEVFLVSRIKEERERLGDARAAVTAGVAKTARVIVAAAAIMVSVFGAFALSPDVMLKLIGIGLAAAILIDAIIVRMILVPALMRLLGERIWWSPRRLAAPRAVEPVYRAE, from the coding sequence ATGTCCATCGCACCTCCCCCTCAGACGGGCGGCTCCGGCCTGCTCGGCCGCATCGCCGACGCGGCCTTCGTCCACCGCCGCCGAACGCTGCTCGGCTGGCTCGCGATCCTCGTGCTCGCGATCGCCGCGATGACAGCGTTCGGCGGCAGCTTCACCGCTGACTACAACACCCCAGGCTCGGACTCCGAGGCCGCCGCGCAGCGGCTCGACGAGCGCTTCGCGGGTCGGTCCGGCGACCAGGTCGACGTCGTCTGGAAGGCCGAGGACGCGAGCGCGCCGGCCGTCCTGACGCGCATCGACCGCCTGCTCGACGAGGCCGAGCGGATCCCCGGCGTCGTGCCGGGCGCCTCCGCGCGCGACGCGCAGGTCTCGCCCGACGGCCGCACGGCGGTCGTGCGGCTGCCGCTCAACCGATCCTCGGCCGCGATGGAGGCGACCGACGGCGAGCACCTCGCGGAGCTGGCCGAGCAGACCTCCGGCGACGGCGTCGAGGTCGCGATGGGCGGCGCCGTGCCGGGGTTGAAGACCGAGCCCGCGATGACCGCCGAGCTGGTCGGCGTCGCCGTCGCCGCGCTCGTCCTGCTGCTGACGTTCGGCACCGTCGTCGCGGCTGGCCTGCCGCTGCTCGTCGCGCTCTTCGGCGTCACCGTCGCCGTCCTCTTCGGCGGTGTGCTCGCCGCCGTCCTCGACACGCCCGGCTGGTCGCTGCAGGTCTCGCTGATGATCGGCATCGGCGTCGGCATCGACTACGCGCTGTTGATCCTGACCCGCTACCGCGCCGCGCTCCACGACGGCAAGGACCCGCGCGCCGCGAACGTCGAGGCGATGTCGACCGCCGGCCACTCGGTCCTGACCGCCGGCGCGACCGTCGTCGTCTCGCTGCTCGGCCTGTTCCTGATGCGCCTGCCCTACCTCTACGGCGTCGCGCTCGCCTCCAGCCTCGCGGTCCTGATCGTGATGGCCGCGTCGATCACCCTGCTGCCCGCGATCCTCGGCCTGATCGGCCGTCGCATCGACCGCTGGCAGGTGCTCTCCTTCGGCCGCCCCGCCGCCGACCCCGAGCGGGCGCCCGCCGGCCGCTGGGCGCGTCTGGTCACCCGCCGGCCGCTGCTGGCGACCGCCGTCTCGCTGATCCTGCTCGCCGTCCTCACCAGCCCGCTGACCGGCATCCGCTTCGGCTTCCCCGACGCCGGCAACGACCCGGCCGACTCGACCACGCGCCAGGCGTACGCGTTGATCGCCAACGGGTTCGGCCCGGGCGCGAACGGCCCGCTGATCGCCGTCGCCGGCGTCCCGCGGCAGTCCGACCGCGCGGCGGTCGACCGGCTCGCCGCCGAGATCGGCCGCGACCGCGACGTCGTCGCCGTCGCCCCGCCGCAGTTCAACGACGCCGGCGACACCGCCCTGCTGCTGATCACGCCCGCCGGCTCGCCCGAGTCCGCGACGACGAAGGAGCTGGTCGACCGTCTGCGCGACGGCGCGCTCGCCGACGCCGGCGTCGAGGTCGACCTCGGCGGCCAGACGGCGGCCAGCGTCGACCAGTCCGACGTCACCGCGGCCCGCCTCCCGCTGTTCATCGGCGCCGTCGTCCTGCTCTCGTTCGCGCTGCTCGTCGCGGCGTTCCGCGCCCCGCTGATCGCGCTGAAGGCGAGCGTCATGACGGTCCTCTCGATCGCCGCCGCCTACGGCGTCGTCGCGCTCGTCGCCGAGGGCGGCTGGGCCGGGCAGCTCGTCGGGATCGACACCGACCTGCCGGTGCCGCCGTTCATCCCGGTGATGATGTTCGCCGTCCTCTTCGGCCTCTCGATGGACTACGAGGTCTTCCTCGTCTCGCGCATCAAGGAGGAGCGCGAACGGCTCGGCGACGCGCGCGCCGCCGTCACCGCCGGCGTCGCGAAGACCGCGCGCGTGATCGTCGCCGCGGCCGCGATCATGGTCTCGGTCTTCGGCGCCTTCGCGCTCAGCCCCGACGTGATGCTGAAGCTGATCGGCATCGGCCTCGCCGCCGCGATCCTGATCGACGCGATCATCGTCCGCATGATCCTCGTCCCCGCGCTGATGCGGCTGCTCGGCGAGAGGATCTGGTGGAGCCCGCGGCGGCTCGCCGCGCCCCGCGCGGTCGAGCCGGTCTACCGCGCCGAGTAG
- a CDS encoding response regulator transcription factor has translation MRVVIGEDEALLREGLSLVLERAGFEVAALAGDADALVRAVEEERPDLVVTDIRMPPTGTDDGLRAALAIRARLPETAVLVLSQHAQRRYATDLLAQRSAGVGYLLKQRIVEVDAFCDDVRRICAGGTVLDPDLISTLLGRARPDDDPLHGLTARQRDVLALMAEGRSNAAIADRLVITEKAVVKHVSNVYEQLDLPPDAEDHRRVLAVVRYLAQ, from the coding sequence GTGCGGGTCGTGATCGGCGAGGACGAGGCGCTGCTGCGCGAGGGGCTGTCGCTCGTGCTCGAGCGCGCCGGCTTCGAGGTCGCCGCGCTCGCCGGCGACGCCGACGCGCTCGTGCGGGCGGTCGAGGAGGAGCGCCCGGACCTCGTCGTGACCGACATCCGGATGCCGCCGACGGGCACCGACGACGGTCTGCGCGCGGCGCTCGCGATCCGCGCGCGGCTGCCGGAGACGGCGGTGCTCGTGCTCTCCCAGCACGCCCAGCGCCGCTATGCGACCGACCTGCTCGCGCAGCGCTCGGCCGGCGTCGGCTACCTGCTCAAGCAGCGGATCGTGGAGGTCGACGCGTTCTGCGACGACGTGCGCCGGATCTGCGCGGGCGGGACGGTGCTCGACCCTGACCTGATCAGCACGCTGCTCGGCCGCGCCCGCCCGGACGACGACCCGCTGCACGGGCTCACCGCGCGCCAGCGCGACGTGCTTGCGCTGATGGCGGAGGGGCGCAGCAACGCCGCGATCGCCGACCGTCTGGTGATCACGGAGAAGGCCGTCGTCAAGCACGTCTCCAACGTCTACGAGCAGCTCGACCTGCCTCCGGACGCCGAGGACCATCGCCGCGTGCTGGCGGTCGTGCGCTACCTGGCGCAGTAG